One Monomorium pharaonis isolate MP-MQ-018 chromosome 4, ASM1337386v2, whole genome shotgun sequence DNA segment encodes these proteins:
- the LOC105831396 gene encoding fez family zinc finger protein erm gives MQPFSTGSTMATETPTSLPPERVTSPTESCRNLTFSIAKIMEPDKRLTEQNSNPLPPPPAVPTTTTTTILQPPNISSPSYSAHLKSAFEKYVPTLRHQDLLQHYPVLSKYYPLYYPNPLLRAFPGPPASTQSVTQNSPPPTTIQEASSRLNLTSVSPENQRGKKSPAPRGELGTANKQKTFTCPECGKVFNAHYNLTRHMPVHTGARPFVCKICGKGFRQASTLCRHKIIHTAEKPHKCVTCGKAFNRSSTLNTHTRIHANFKPFVCEFCGKGFHQKGNYKNHKLTHSGEKAYKCNICNKAFHQIYNLTFHMHTHNDKKPFSCKICGKGFCRNFDLKKHMRKLHDTGSPVLNGLDASGQNHNQQSGYSSVYHGPEHSIVSPFILSPPGSTSYHSLSKML, from the coding sequence ATGCAACCATTTTCAACGGGTAGTACAATGGCGACTGAGACACCAACGAGTCTGCCACCTGAGAGGGTAACCTCCCCGACCGAATCTTGTCGAAATCTTACTTTCTCTATCGCAAAAATTATGGAACCGGATAAACGACTGACCGAGCAAAACTCTAATCCGCTTCCACCGCCGCCAGCGGTCCCAacaacaacgacgacgacaattCTTCAACCGCCGAACATCTCTTCCCCGTCGTACTCAGCGCATTTAAAATCGGCGTTTGAAAAATACGTGCCGACTTTGAGGCATCAAGATCTACTTCAGCATTATCCTGTATTGTCTAAGTATTATCCACTGTACTATCCGAATCCTTTACTAAGAGCTTTCCCAGGCCCTCCCGCTTCAACTCAATCTGTCACGCAGAATTCGCCGCCTCCCACGACTATCCAGGAGGCTTCCTCGAGACTGAATTTGACCAGTGTGTCACCAGAAAATCAACGCGGCAAGAAAAGTCCGGCGCCGCGTGGTGAGCTTGGCACCGCAAATAAGCAAAAAACTTTTACTTGTCCGGAATGCGGCAAGGTGTTTAATGcgcattataatttaactagaCATATGCCAGTGCACACGGGTGCTCGGCCATTTGTCTGCAAGATTTGTGGAAAGGGTTTCCGCCAGGCTAGCACACTTTGCcgacataaaattattcacactGCCGAAAAACCGCATAAATGCGTAACGTGCGGCAAGGCTTTCAATCGTAGTTCTACTCTTAATACCCATACGCGCATACACGCCAATTTTAAACCATTTGTCTGCGAGTTCTGCGGTAAAGGTTTTCATCAGAAGGGTAACTACAAGAATCACAAGCTCACGCATAGCGGTGAGAAGGCATACAAATGCAACATCTGCAACAAGGCGTTCCATCAGATCTACAATCTGACTTTCCACATGCATACACATAATGACAAGAAGCCGTTTTCTTGCAAGATTTGTGGCAAGGGTTTTTGCAGAAACTTTGACCTTAAAAAACATATGCGAAAACTGCACGATACAGGTTCGCCTGTGCTTAATGGATTAGATGCCTCGGGCCAGAATCATAATCAACAGTCAGGCTATTCCTCAGTGTACCACGGCCCGGAACATTCTATCGTCAGCCCATTTATACTTTCCCCGCCTGGATCCACCAGTTATCACTCTCTGAGTAAGATGTTGTGA